The genomic DNA ACTGGCCGCAACACGTGGAAGCCAGAAGACGTGGCCGTTGATACCGTCTTTTCACAGCTCTTCCAGCTGCCCAAGCCTGAGCGCAAGGTCGTTTATTACCACTCTGTACTGACAGAGGCCTGCAAGCTTGCTCCGGCTGCCATCGCGCCAAGCCTCGGCAGAGCTATAAGATATCTCTACCGGAACAGCGCGCGACTGGATTTGGAGCTCAGCTATCGGTTCCTTGACTGGTTCTCCCACCATCTCAGCAACTTTGGCTTCACCTGGAAGTGGGCTGAGTGGGAGGAAGACACGGACCTCCCTGAGCTACATCCTCGGACGTGGTTCCTGATCGGAGCGTTGGACAAGGAGGTCAGGCTTAGCTTCGCGCCGCGCATTGAAAAGACCGTCCCTGAGCCGTACAAGAAGCTCATCGGCcccgagaaggagaaggacgTCCCGGATTTCAAGTACAAAAATCCTGGTAGGCGCCCGGACCTTTCGCTCTCTAATGACCATGTAGGCTGACCCCGCAATCCCATAGCAACGCCATTCTCTGCCGAGGGTATGGAGATTGGCGCCATGCTTCGACGCAAGGCACCCGATGAAGAGTTCCAGTCCGTCATTGACAGCATCCAGACGCAGGCCAACGCGCAGGCTCTGGACCCCGTCGTGGCTAGCACAGAGGTTTTTATGACGGCCGTGTGTTGGGTGGGTTCCAAGTCCCTTAGCCATGTTCTGGCCTGTATCGATCGGACCAAGGGCAGGCTGATCGATGCCGGCTCTGCGTCGCCTGCCGCTCGGGCGCAGATCGTGTCGGCCGTTATGGACTACTGGCATGCGCACCCGGGCGTGGCGCTGAGCATCATCGAGAAACTGCTCAACTACGCGATCCTAACACCGTACTCCATCGTCGACTGGGCCCTTGCGGGTAGCACGCCCATCAacggcgcggatggcggcgagtccctcggccggccgcaCATCTTCGAGCTCGTGTCCAATACCGTCGCCAAGGTGAGCGGCCGCGTGCGCCACCTCCTCATCTCGCCCGACACGGACGATGAGACGCGCGAAAGAGAGGTCAAGGCCATGCAGGAGCTGTTCCGTGTGGCcaacgacgcgctcgccagttgggcgggcggcagcaaggaCGAGCtcatggaggagggcgacggctCAAGCGACAAGGAAGCCGCGATCCGCCGCTGGGGCCAGCGCTGGCTGAGGGTGTACCAGCGCCTGGCGGCCATTGAGGACGCGTTTGCGTTGGAGGCGTCCAAAGCCAAGGCGGACAAGATGGATACTGCTGTCGCGGATGGCGTGGATGGTGCTTGATGACACGGCGGATGTTGTTGCATCTTCGCCTGGTTTGCTTCATCGTTGCTTTGGTCGTTGCTTTGCGTTTCAGAGCCCGCCACAGGATGGGGCCCGGTAAGGTTTCCGCAAGGGCAGGACTGGGGAGGGGCCAAAATAGGATTGTACAATAATCTTTCAGTCTGGCAGGGGCCGCGTTTAGAAAACGTTGCCACGACGGAGGGGTCATGCGTTATCGAGACTTGCCACGCACCACCACATGCACACGTCACGTCTGTCGGGCTCATGAGAGTCTACTCCGCACCAGCCCAGTCATGGCTCTTTGTTTCGGCAACGAAACATCGCTGCTGACGGTCCTTATTTCCGGCGAGACGATGGCCTCGTATATACCTTGGGCCTGTAGTCCTCGCATGCACGCCACTTGATGATTCATTCCGCCACGGCCCGTGAACGCTACCGCgaaagccagccagccatccagaCGCCCGGtatcatccatccatccctcaAGAAAAGCCAAAATGGGAAAAACAAAAAGTCCAAGGCCGGTCGGTGCTGCCCAACACCGGCCAAACGCATGCGCACACCACACAACACGCGCAAAGACGACTCTGAagaaacgccgccgccgccgccgccgccgttatTGATGGCAAAAAACTCCGTTTCCCAGCTCCAAAAAGAGAGGTAATCTCCAAGCCCCGACAGACAAACAGACAGAACTGGGACTCTCGTATCCCGATCTCAAGCGGCCCCATTGATGCGCCGGAAGTGAGATTTTAAAGAGGGCCAACCCAGAGAACGAAGCAAAGTCAGTCGTCACCCGTCACAGTCACACTATCAGTTTCCGTTTGATTGGTTGGGGAACCGCCAGCCCGGTAGCATCggcctggtgctgctggctccGGTCGCCCAGGCGCTTGATCTTCTCGAGCAGGTGACTGCGACCACGTTAGAGTATGGATCTTGTCTGCAACGGGGTGCGGGGACCGGCGGAACTGCCGCACGTAGCCCCTGAAATCAGGAACAGCAGACGGTCCACTGGGACCTGATGCGGCACCGCTCTCcgggggcgacggccgcccgggAGGTGCCGGGCGGCCGACTTGGTTGCGGAGAGACCGCGCTCTCTGCGGGCTGCTCGGCGGGGGCTTCAAGTCTACAAGAATGAGGAATGGAGGAAAAAATGCGTATCGTGCGTACTTTATAGGCATgtggccgcctcggctctCTGTCACGGCGAGGCTGACCctctccagctgctgctcgtggtCTCGGAAGTGGTCCCGGATGCGTGTCTGGCAgtcgtctccgccgcggACAATATAATCGCAGCCGTCTTGGTCGCAAAGCCACGTACCCTCAGGGCCATGGGGCACTGTAGAGGGAATCTTTTCGGCTCGTATAACGAGGGGTATGGGCTCTGGGCTCGATGTCTGCGGGGCTCCATTCGCCACGACACCGGCGGAGAGGACGCCGTCCATggcatcgtcttcatcaGAGAAGAAGTGCGACTTCTTGGCTCCCGCCTCTTCCGATTCGGAATCGGTCTCGAACTGAGAGCGGGGCCGCTTCTTGGTGGAAATGGGCCGCAGACTGCTCTTGGGGCGACCCTTGAGGCCTTTGCCGTGGGGTGCGGGCGTGCTGTCGGaagcgtcatcgtcgtcggctcggCTGCCGGACGCGTGATGCGTCTGCGGGTGCGTATGGTCTTGTTTCACCACCCGAGACATCTGCTTCCGCGGCACCATGCCGACCGGGAAATCGGACATCTTGTAGGCGGCTGTTTGAAATTCTGTTCGCGACAGCTCTTGAAGGAACGACCAGAATTCATGCGATTGCCACTTGCTTGCGTCTAAAGTCCGTAGAAGATCGGACGCGTGGTAGTGCAAGACTTCCTTTACAGGCACCTTGTAGCACCCCGAAGTACCGT from Purpureocillium takamizusanense chromosome 4, complete sequence includes the following:
- the cbc1 gene encoding Nuclear cap-binding protein subunit 1 (BUSCO:EOG09260PI1~COG:A~EggNog:ENOG503NXEG); translated protein: MADYDRRQSSGYGNRKRRYRDDDDNYDRRQQRRRIDSAPVPVRLRRQLLGIADSPLRDWGTEVQSIARMITDNHDDEQLRNTFLDLAMQLAVEQPLKTPFVAGVVLVANATNPELAAKTLGRLSQAIDSNISQGEWRQVKLLLKFLACLQPCLEGDGVFPLLEELFSRAADLQTASSDDTIGTELVKIILLTIPYAMAAAPEQFQQKAADLMEKTDIIASEPHALQALVDPYHPEGKQESPSATLSLCMLLQKQLQAEASKSWELACLPRPWQLPLEEIEAQDKVANATKHALPSITVPATVIAGPRPLFPEVWLSVYSEQDVESVPGTSTLASSLIRDGLVDTINVLDFNRHAVARYLTDLDCYFADGTFVKRATPFDELRNFPTGRNTWKPEDVAVDTVFSQLFQLPKPERKVVYYHSVLTEACKLAPAAIAPSLGRAIRYLYRNSARLDLELSYRFLDWFSHHLSNFGFTWKWAEWEEDTDLPELHPRTWFLIGALDKEVRLSFAPRIEKTVPEPYKKLIGPEKEKDVPDFKYKNPATPFSAEGMEIGAMLRRKAPDEEFQSVIDSIQTQANAQALDPVVASTEVFMTAVCWVGSKSLSHVLACIDRTKGRLIDAGSASPAARAQIVSAVMDYWHAHPGVALSIIEKLLNYAILTPYSIVDWALAGSTPINGADGGESLGRPHIFELVSNTVAKVSGRVRHLLISPDTDDETREREVKAMQELFRVANDALASWAGGSKDELMEEGDGSSDKEAAIRRWGQRWLRVYQRLAAIEDAFALEASKAKADKMDTAVADGVDGA